One Halomonas sp. M4R1S46 genomic window carries:
- a CDS encoding NAD(P)/FAD-dependent oxidoreductase has product MTLPRIVVVGGGAGGLELVTRLGRKFGKRKRAEIVLVDRNSTHIWKPLLHEVATGALDSGLDEISYQGHARAHGYRFQLGTLCDLDREARTLTLAPVRDDDGVEVLPSRTLAYDELVMAVGSVSNDFGTPGVSEHCHFLDSPQQAEAFRKAMLNAFLRYNAPRETPSRMVVGIVGAGATGVELAAELHGASQMLNSYGLTTLDSEHLEVHLIEAAPKVLPALPDRISRAVHAELGRLGVGVHVGTRVTEVEPHAIVTADGERIETDLSVWAAGIKAPAFLSTLGLSTEPNHRLKVTETLQSVDDEHIFAFGDCASCPQQDGSIVPPRAQAAHQQATRLYRNLAARLEGRSLKPFVFRDRGSLISLAHFDAIGSLMRGASARSLFVEGHLAKFFYASLYRMHQRAIHGALKTGLMVVVDGLNRFIKPRLKLH; this is encoded by the coding sequence ATGACCCTACCGCGTATCGTGGTGGTCGGCGGTGGCGCGGGCGGACTCGAGCTGGTGACCCGGCTCGGCCGCAAGTTCGGCAAGCGCAAGCGTGCCGAGATCGTGCTCGTCGACCGCAATTCCACCCACATCTGGAAACCCCTGCTGCACGAGGTCGCCACCGGCGCCCTGGACTCCGGTCTCGACGAGATCTCCTACCAGGGCCACGCCCGGGCCCATGGCTACCGCTTCCAGCTCGGCACCCTGTGCGATCTGGATCGGGAGGCCCGCACCCTGACCCTGGCCCCGGTGCGCGACGATGACGGCGTGGAGGTGCTGCCCTCGCGCACCCTGGCCTACGACGAGCTGGTGATGGCCGTCGGCAGCGTCAGCAACGACTTCGGTACCCCGGGGGTCAGCGAGCACTGCCACTTCCTCGACAGCCCCCAGCAGGCCGAGGCGTTCCGCAAGGCCATGCTCAATGCCTTCCTGCGCTACAACGCTCCCCGGGAGACGCCCTCGCGCATGGTGGTCGGCATCGTCGGGGCCGGCGCCACCGGCGTGGAACTCGCCGCCGAGCTGCACGGCGCCTCCCAGATGCTCAACAGCTACGGCTTGACCACCCTGGACAGCGAGCATCTCGAGGTGCACCTGATCGAGGCGGCCCCCAAGGTGCTGCCGGCCCTGCCGGACCGCATCAGCCGGGCGGTACACGCCGAGCTGGGGCGGCTGGGGGTGGGCGTCCATGTGGGCACCCGGGTCACCGAGGTCGAGCCCCACGCCATCGTCACCGCCGACGGCGAGCGCATCGAGACCGACCTCAGCGTCTGGGCCGCCGGCATCAAGGCCCCGGCCTTCCTCTCGACGCTGGGCCTGTCCACCGAGCCCAACCATCGCCTCAAGGTGACGGAGACCCTGCAGAGCGTCGACGACGAGCACATCTTCGCCTTCGGCGACTGCGCCAGCTGCCCCCAGCAGGACGGTTCGATCGTCCCGCCCCGGGCCCAGGCCGCCCACCAGCAGGCCACCCGGCTCTACCGCAACCTGGCGGCCCGGCTCGAGGGCCGGTCGCTCAAGCCGTTCGTCTTCCGCGACCGCGGCTCGCTGATCTCGCTGGCCCACTTCGACGCCATCGGCAGCCTGATGCGCGGGGCCTCGGCGCGCAGCCTGTTCGTCGAGGGGCATCTCGCCAAGTTCTTCTATGCCTCGCTCTATCGCATGCACCAACGGGCCATCCACGGCGCCCTCAAGACAGGCCTGATGGTGGTGGTCGACGGCCTCAACCGCTTCATCAAGCCGCGCCTCAAGCTGCACTGA
- a CDS encoding mechanosensitive ion channel family protein has protein sequence MDSQWLTDFVQMQGMNFVINLVAAAAIFVVGRWAVKLVHRLSLKAMQRGKLDPLLVKFLGNILYALLMIFVVLAAISQVGIQTTSLIAVIGAAGLAIGLALQGSLANFAAGVLVIIFRPYKIGDYVEAGGVAGVIDDVQIFTTELKTADNRKIIVPNGQMMNGAITNYSSHATRRVDLVVGVGYDDDIDTVRRVLQGVVAEDPRVLEDPAPTIRMSAMGDSSVSWIVRPWVKAEDYWDVHWEMTEEIKRRFDVEGISIPFPQRDVHVYHHAEAGEARGAALLER, from the coding sequence ATGGATAGCCAATGGCTCACCGATTTCGTCCAGATGCAGGGCATGAACTTCGTCATCAACCTGGTGGCGGCGGCCGCCATCTTCGTGGTCGGGCGCTGGGCGGTGAAGCTCGTGCACCGGCTCTCGCTCAAGGCCATGCAACGCGGCAAGCTCGACCCGCTGTTGGTGAAGTTCCTGGGCAACATCCTCTATGCCCTGCTGATGATCTTCGTCGTGCTGGCGGCGATCAGCCAGGTGGGCATCCAGACCACCTCGCTGATCGCGGTGATCGGTGCCGCCGGCCTGGCCATCGGCCTCGCCCTGCAGGGCTCGCTGGCCAACTTCGCCGCCGGGGTGCTGGTGATCATCTTCCGCCCCTACAAGATCGGTGACTATGTCGAGGCCGGCGGCGTGGCCGGGGTGATTGATGACGTCCAGATCTTCACCACCGAGCTCAAGACCGCCGACAACCGCAAGATCATCGTGCCCAACGGCCAGATGATGAACGGCGCCATCACCAACTACTCCAGCCATGCCACCCGGCGGGTGGATCTGGTGGTGGGCGTCGGCTATGACGACGACATCGACACCGTGCGCCGGGTGCTGCAGGGCGTGGTGGCCGAGGATCCCCGGGTGCTGGAGGATCCGGCGCCGACTATCCGCATGAGCGCCATGGGCGACTCCAGCGTGAGCTGGATCGTGCGGCCCTGGGTCAAGGCGGAGGACTACTGGGACGTCCACTGGGAGATGACCGAGGAGATCAAGCGTCGCTTCGACGTCGAGGGCATCAGCATTCCCTTTCCCCAGCGCGACGTGCACGTCTACCACCACGCCGAGGCGGGGGAGGCGCGCGGCGCGGCGCTCCTCGAGCGTTGA
- a CDS encoding phosphoglycolate phosphatase, which translates to MHPLLADIRLVAFDLDGTLVDSVPDLAAAVAAALRDEGLAAPGEARVRDWVGNGSRVLMERVLHDACGQTPSAARLEAAHAGFLAHYGRAPCERTRLYPGVRPALDGLREAGLALVLVTNKPEAFIAPILERFGLASHFALCLGGDSLPRRKPDPLPLTHAADRLAVVSRHCLMVGDSRHDIAAGKAAGFRTLAVPYGYNHGEPVSLSRPDGTVESLAELV; encoded by the coding sequence ATGCACCCACTCCTGGCCGATATTCGACTGGTCGCCTTCGACCTCGACGGGACCCTGGTGGATTCCGTGCCCGACCTGGCCGCCGCGGTGGCTGCCGCCCTGCGCGACGAGGGGCTGGCCGCGCCGGGCGAGGCCCGGGTGCGCGACTGGGTCGGCAACGGCTCCCGGGTGCTGATGGAGCGGGTCCTGCACGATGCCTGCGGCCAGACGCCCTCGGCCGCGCGGCTCGAGGCGGCCCACGCGGGCTTCCTGGCCCACTATGGCCGCGCGCCCTGCGAGCGCACCCGGCTCTATCCCGGCGTGCGGCCGGCACTGGACGGCCTGCGCGAAGCAGGGCTTGCGCTGGTACTGGTGACCAACAAGCCCGAGGCCTTCATCGCGCCGATCCTCGAGCGCTTCGGCCTGGCGTCGCATTTCGCCCTCTGCCTGGGCGGCGACAGCCTGCCACGCCGCAAGCCCGACCCCCTGCCGCTGACCCATGCCGCCGACCGGCTGGCGGTGGTGTCGCGTCACTGCCTGATGGTCGGCGACTCCCGGCACGATATCGCCGCCGGCAAGGCGGCAGGCTTTCGCACCCTGGCGGTTCCCTACGGCTACAACCACGGCGAACCGGTGAGCCTGAGCCGGCCGGATGGCACAGTTGAATCGCTGGCGGAACTCGTTTAG